A genomic segment from Spinacia oleracea cultivar Varoflay chromosome 3, BTI_SOV_V1, whole genome shotgun sequence encodes:
- the LOC110788414 gene encoding uncharacterized protein, with protein MHLGRIQQGKDESLRSYVRCFNLESGQIPNLPDGVAFDNFFRGLKKGSFKFDLVKKSVRTMADALDEAESFIHATEIYSVPKESKGIEIAEHPQRKDKADKKTNRPNGTWAIEKKGYQTNTSQGQKRGRPYDKERFE; from the coding sequence ATGCATTTGGGCCGAATACAgcaagggaaagacgagtcATTACGGAGCTATGTGCGATGTTTCAATTTAGAGTCAGGACAGATTCCAAACCTACCTGATGGGGTGGCTTTTGATAACTTCTTTAGGGGGCTTAAGAAGGGGTCCTTTAAATtcgatctggtaaagaaaagtgtGAGAACTATGGCCGATGCTCTGGATGAGGCCGAGTCCTTTATTCATGCCACCGAAATTTATTCCGTCCCCAAGGAATCAAAGGGAATAGAGATTGCAGAGCATCCCCAGCGCAAAGACAAGGCAGACAAAAAGACCAATCGTCCTAATGGGACGTGGGCCATTGAAAAGAAGGGATATCAGACAAACACCTCCCAGGGGCAGAAGAGAGGACGACCATACGATAAAGAGAGGTTTGAGTAA